A single window of Tamandua tetradactyla isolate mTamTet1 chromosome 25, mTamTet1.pri, whole genome shotgun sequence DNA harbors:
- the LOC143668776 gene encoding uncharacterized protein LOC143668776 has translation MCRERPSAAPPRGRDGARGGTSSSPRRVTRAGGCPGRRYFLIAPGSQRLRGGRARGWVDALPWRMSRALGRRERERRGTRGGDTAPVATRRRLPPPHGRQMLTSPGGRCSCPTAPADPLPLRRLITQRPSTRLRRGAGATGRWSVKPGRGTRTAPSRTTTPRVHRDSPPRRPPLLAALPWDLSRPSPPLDAGWCSRKPRARPPPARCQSPSVTSAVTLYTTSWGLKP, from the coding sequence ATGTGCCGCGAGCGCCCCTCGGCAGCGCCCCCAAGGGGGCGGGACGGTGCACGGGGCGGCACCTCCTCCTCACCGAGGCGGGTGACGCGGGCTGGAGGCTGCCCCGGGCGCCGCTACTTCCTCATCGCTCCGGGGAGCCAGAGACTCCGCGGCGGGAGAGCCCGGGGGTGGGTGGATGCGCTTCCATGGCGGATGTCGCGCGCCTTGGGCCGGAGAGAGCGCGAGCGGAGAGGGACGCGCGGCGGCGACACGGCTCCTGTCGCCACCCGCCGGAGGCTCCCTCCGCCCCACGGAAGACAGATGTTAACGTCTCCCGGAGGCCGCTGCAGCTGCCCCACAGCCCCAGCAGATCCCCTCCCCCTGAGGCGGCTCATCACCCAGCGCCCCTCGACTCGCCTCCGCCGCGGCGCGGGGGCGACTGGGAGATGGAGTGTGAAGCCCGGCCGAGGCACGCGGACGGCGCCTAGCAGGACTACAACTCCCAGAGTGCACCGTGACTCCCCCCCGCGGCGCCCACCCCTCCTCGCCGCGCTGCCTTGGGACCTTTCCCGGCCGTCTCCACCTCTGGATGCTGGCTGGTGTTCTCGGAAGCCGCGGGCTCGGCCTCCCCCTGCGCGGTGCCAGAGCCCCAGCGTGACTTCAGCCGTTACTCTATACACAACCTCGTGGGGTTTGAAGCCATGA